A region from the Janthinobacterium agaricidamnosum genome encodes:
- a CDS encoding succinate CoA transferase produces the protein MYEDRIRHPGLLSKIMSADEAAKLFHSGMRVGMSGFTRAGDAKALPRALAERALQDPLSLTLITGASLGNGSDGLMAEAGVLARRMPFQVDPVLRGKINKGEVMFIDQHLSETAEQLRSGNLAAVDIAVIEATAITAAGAIIPTMSVGNSAAFAQQAKQVIIEINLSTPLALEGLHDIYIPHTLPGREPIPLTRVDQRLGSTAIAIDPARIAAIVITDSPDSPSNALPPDAETQAIAGHVIAFLEGEVAAGRMGPELLPLQAGIGTIANAVLHGLIGSPFQNMTMYSEVLQDSAIELLDSGQLAFASASSITLSAAVHQKLMDNIDHYRSKIVLRPQEISNHPEIVRRLGIIALNTALEFDIYGNVNSTHVCGTHMMNGIGGSGDFARNGQVSMFVSKSAAKGGRISSVVPMVSHVDHTEHDVDVLVTEWGYADLRGLAPRERAPLIIERCTHPAYRDQLRAYYDAACQRGGHTPHILEQALSWHTRYQETQSMLAAQ, from the coding sequence ATGTACGAGGACCGTATCCGCCACCCAGGCTTGCTCAGCAAAATCATGAGCGCCGATGAGGCAGCCAAATTGTTCCACAGCGGCATGCGTGTAGGCATGAGCGGCTTTACCCGTGCCGGCGACGCCAAGGCCTTGCCGCGCGCCCTGGCCGAGCGTGCCCTGCAAGACCCCTTGAGCCTGACCCTGATCACGGGCGCTTCGCTGGGCAATGGCAGCGACGGCCTGATGGCCGAAGCGGGCGTGCTGGCGCGCCGCATGCCGTTCCAGGTCGACCCGGTCTTGCGCGGCAAGATCAACAAGGGCGAAGTCATGTTCATCGACCAGCATCTGTCGGAAACGGCTGAGCAGCTGCGCTCGGGCAACCTGGCTGCCGTCGACATCGCCGTCATCGAAGCGACGGCCATCACGGCGGCCGGCGCCATCATCCCGACCATGTCGGTGGGCAACTCCGCCGCCTTCGCCCAGCAGGCGAAGCAAGTCATCATCGAAATCAACCTGTCCACGCCGCTGGCGCTGGAAGGCTTGCACGACATCTATATTCCGCATACCTTGCCGGGCCGGGAACCGATTCCCCTCACGCGTGTCGACCAGCGCCTGGGCAGCACAGCCATCGCCATCGACCCGGCCCGCATCGCCGCCATCGTCATCACGGACAGCCCCGACAGCCCGTCGAACGCCTTGCCGCCCGACGCGGAAACGCAGGCGATCGCCGGCCATGTGATTGCCTTCCTCGAAGGCGAAGTGGCGGCCGGGCGCATGGGGCCGGAATTGCTGCCGCTGCAGGCGGGTATCGGCACCATCGCCAACGCCGTGCTGCACGGCCTGATCGGTTCGCCCTTCCAGAACATGACGATGTATTCGGAAGTGCTGCAGGACAGCGCCATCGAACTGCTCGATTCGGGCCAGCTGGCGTTCGCCTCGGCTTCGTCGATCACCCTGTCGGCCGCCGTGCACCAGAAGTTGATGGACAATATCGACCATTACCGCTCGAAAATCGTGCTGCGCCCGCAAGAGATCAGCAACCATCCGGAAATCGTGCGCCGCCTGGGCATCATCGCCCTGAATACGGCGCTGGAGTTCGATATCTATGGCAACGTCAATTCCACGCACGTGTGCGGCACGCACATGATGAACGGCATCGGCGGCTCGGGCGACTTCGCGCGCAACGGGCAAGTGTCGATGTTTGTGTCGAAATCGGCGGCCAAGGGCGGGCGCATTTCCAGCGTCGTGCCGATGGTCTCGCATGTCGACCATACGGAGCATGACGTCGACGTGCTGGTGACGGAGTGGGGCTATGCGGACTTGCGCGGCCTGGCGCCGCGCGAACGGGCGCCCTTGATCATCGAGCGCTGCACGCATCCCGCTTACCGCGATCAATTGCGCGCGTATTACGACGCGGCATGCCAGCGCGGTGGCCATACGCCGCACATCCTGGAACAGGCGCTGTCGTGGCATACGCGCTATCAGGAAACGCAGAGCATGCTGGCAGCGCAGTAG
- a CDS encoding LysR substrate-binding domain-containing protein — protein sequence MDIRSLRYFVETVRLSSFTQAAESLHLTQSTISKMVRQLEDEVGAQLLVRDGRKLTLTDTGRIVYQHGQEMLANMRQLTLEVRDTQALQRGSLTVGIPPMINVLFTPVLKAFRARHPHISLTLQEDTGQQIERKVAAGELEIGMTVLPADPELDLVAVEVASYPIWALAEPGTFQKNRTTLPFKALADLPLVLLKDDFALTRSLRQHFAQAGFAPTIAAQSGQWDWLVAMASAGLGVALLPEPFIHRLAGEPLEAVRLVEPEVAWQVAHVWSGRYLSHAARAWLEVCQDVLGTQFAH from the coding sequence TTGGATATCCGTTCCCTGCGCTATTTCGTCGAAACCGTGCGCCTGTCGAGCTTTACGCAGGCGGCCGAATCGCTGCACCTGACCCAGTCGACCATCAGCAAGATGGTGCGCCAGCTGGAAGATGAAGTGGGCGCGCAGCTGCTGGTGCGCGACGGGCGCAAGCTGACCCTGACGGACACGGGCCGCATCGTCTACCAGCACGGCCAGGAAATGCTGGCAAACATGCGCCAGCTGACCCTGGAAGTGCGCGACACGCAGGCCTTGCAGCGCGGCAGCCTGACGGTGGGCATCCCGCCCATGATCAATGTGCTGTTTACCCCTGTATTAAAAGCCTTCCGCGCGCGCCATCCGCACATCAGCCTGACCCTGCAGGAAGACACGGGCCAGCAGATCGAGCGCAAGGTGGCGGCCGGCGAGCTGGAAATCGGCATGACGGTGCTGCCGGCCGACCCGGAGCTCGACCTCGTGGCCGTGGAAGTGGCCAGCTACCCGATCTGGGCCCTGGCCGAGCCGGGCACGTTCCAGAAAAACCGCACGACGCTGCCCTTCAAGGCGCTGGCAGACTTACCGCTGGTGTTATTGAAAGATGATTTCGCCCTGACGCGCAGCCTGCGCCAGCATTTCGCGCAGGCGGGCTTCGCGCCGACCATCGCCGCGCAGAGCGGCCAGTGGGACTGGCTGGTGGCGATGGCGTCGGCCGGCCTGGGCGTGGCCCTGCTGCCCGAGCCGTTCATCCACCGCCTGGCCGGCGAACCGTTGGAGGCGGTGCGCCTCGTCGAGCCGGAAGTGGCGTGGCAGGTGGCGCACGTCTGGAGCGGGCGCTATCTGTCGCACGCGGCGCGCGCCTGGCTCGAGGTGTGCCAGGACGTGCTGGGCACGCAATTCGCGCACTGA
- the fucP gene encoding L-fucose:H+ symporter permease — protein MEYVKQGQGVQSAQAGTQNNTGALIIVTVLFFMWGLLTSLNDVLIPHLRSIYTLTYVQAMLVQFCFFGAYAIVSLPAGMLIKKIGYQRGVVAGLLIAAAGCAMFYPASTGSYALFLLSFFILAAGITVLQVAANPYVTELGDPQTASSRLTLTQAFNALGTTVAPALGGMLILSGTVLTVQQFDLLPAAEQLAYRAKEAASVQGPYLVLAATLVILAVLFALAKLPKISHADDAAALAQDGNKVSIWSHRHLVLGALAIFLYVGGEVSIGSFLINFLGESHIAGLSHADAAYFVSYYWGGAMLGRFVGFAVMRYVSPGKTLAFNAAVVIALILVAVFSSGHTAMWALIAVGLFNSIMFPTIFSMALNKLGAQTGQGSGILCMAIVGGAIVPFIQGFLADHINLQLSFLVPALCYTFILYFGWKYASMYSDDAK, from the coding sequence ATGGAATACGTAAAGCAAGGCCAGGGCGTCCAGTCCGCGCAGGCCGGCACGCAAAACAATACAGGCGCCCTGATCATTGTCACGGTCCTGTTTTTCATGTGGGGACTGCTGACCTCGCTTAATGATGTGCTGATTCCCCATCTGCGCTCGATCTACACCTTGACCTATGTCCAGGCGATGCTGGTGCAGTTCTGCTTCTTTGGCGCCTACGCCATCGTTTCGCTGCCCGCCGGCATGCTGATCAAGAAAATCGGCTACCAGCGCGGCGTCGTCGCCGGCCTGCTGATCGCCGCCGCCGGCTGCGCCATGTTCTACCCGGCCTCGACCGGCAGCTATGCGCTGTTCCTGTTGTCCTTCTTCATCCTGGCGGCCGGCATCACCGTGCTGCAGGTGGCCGCCAACCCGTACGTGACGGAACTGGGCGACCCGCAGACGGCGTCGAGCCGATTGACCCTGACGCAGGCGTTCAATGCGCTGGGCACCACCGTGGCGCCTGCGCTGGGCGGCATGCTGATTTTGTCCGGCACCGTGCTGACGGTGCAGCAGTTCGACCTGCTGCCGGCGGCCGAGCAACTGGCCTACCGCGCCAAGGAAGCCGCTTCCGTGCAAGGCCCGTACCTGGTACTGGCCGCCACCTTGGTGATCCTGGCCGTGCTGTTCGCGCTGGCCAAACTGCCGAAGATTTCGCATGCCGACGATGCGGCCGCCCTGGCGCAGGACGGCAACAAGGTCTCGATCTGGTCGCACCGCCACCTGGTGCTGGGCGCGCTGGCCATCTTCCTGTACGTGGGCGGTGAAGTGAGCATCGGCAGCTTCCTGATCAACTTCCTGGGCGAGAGCCACATCGCGGGCCTCAGCCACGCCGACGCCGCCTATTTCGTCAGCTATTACTGGGGCGGCGCCATGCTGGGCCGCTTCGTCGGCTTTGCCGTGATGCGCTATGTCAGCCCGGGCAAGACCCTGGCCTTCAACGCCGCCGTCGTCATCGCGCTGATCCTCGTCGCCGTGTTCTCCAGCGGTCACACGGCCATGTGGGCATTGATCGCCGTCGGCCTGTTCAACTCCATCATGTTCCCGACGATCTTCAGCATGGCCTTGAACAAGCTGGGCGCGCAAACGGGGCAAGGTTCGGGCATCCTGTGCATGGCCATCGTCGGCGGCGCCATCGTGCCGTTCATCCAGGGCTTCCTGGCCGACCACATCAACCTGCAACTGTCGTTCCTCGTGCCGGCCCTGTGCTACACGTTTATTTTGTACTTCGGCTGGAAGTACGCGAGCATGTACAGCGACGACGCCAAGTAA
- a CDS encoding DUF3563 family protein — MSTAFTYHTTQNSNIVATLVHAAKRVGAWLNQSSDRRERAYEEAYLAESTDRYDLEYRMRELARANPQPSWMSGLSR; from the coding sequence ATGTCTACCGCATTTACCTACCACACCACGCAAAACAGCAATATCGTCGCCACCCTGGTCCACGCCGCAAAACGCGTCGGTGCCTGGCTGAACCAAAGCAGCGACCGCCGCGAGCGCGCTTACGAAGAAGCCTACCTGGCCGAATCGACCGACCGTTACGATCTGGAATACCGCATGCGCGAACTGGCCCGTGCCAACCCGCAGCCAAGCTGGATGAGCGGCCTGAGCCGTTAA
- a CDS encoding NADPH-dependent FMN reductase has product MQTSITILAIAGSLRAASLNTALLRAIARLAPPSFDVRIHPGLGELPLFNPDLDADSLPAVTGLRDAILAADVLMLASPEYAHGVSGPMKNALDWMVGNESFIDKPLVLLNASPRATHAQAALRETVRTMSARVIDEACISLPLLGSGLDADGIAADPALRRTILDMLQRIRSFS; this is encoded by the coding sequence ATGCAAACGTCCATTACCATCCTCGCCATCGCCGGCAGCCTGCGCGCCGCCTCGCTGAACACCGCCCTGCTGCGCGCCATTGCCCGGCTTGCTCCGCCGTCATTCGACGTCCGCATCCATCCGGGACTCGGTGAACTGCCGCTGTTCAATCCCGACCTCGACGCCGACAGCCTGCCCGCCGTGACGGGTCTGCGCGACGCCATCCTGGCGGCCGACGTGCTGATGCTGGCCAGCCCCGAGTATGCGCACGGCGTGAGCGGGCCCATGAAGAATGCGCTGGACTGGATGGTGGGAAATGAATCGTTCATCGACAAGCCGCTGGTGCTGCTGAACGCCTCGCCGCGCGCCACGCACGCGCAGGCGGCACTGCGCGAAACGGTGCGCACCATGTCGGCGCGCGTGATCGACGAGGCCTGCATCAGCCTGCCCCTGCTGGGGTCGGGACTCGATGCGGACGGCATCGCCGCAGACCCGGCATTGCGCCGGACCATCCTCGACATGTTGCAGCGCATCAGGTCATTTTCATGA
- a CDS encoding lactate permease LctP family transporter — protein MQTWTQLYTPLGSLWLSSLAAAVPIIFFFIALAALRIKGHVAAAVTLALALAVAIFAYGMPVPQALAAAGYGFAYGLWPIAWIIVTAVFLYKIVVKTGQIEIIRASVLSVTDDQRLQVLLIGFAFGAFLEGAAGFGAPVAITSALLVGLGFNPLYAAGLCLIANTAPVAFGAMGIPIIVAGQVTGIDPFLIGAMAGRQLPLLSLLVPFWLVFMMDGLRGVREVWPAALVTGLSFAVTQYFTSNHIGPELPDITSALVSLVSLTLFLKVWQPKNAKVAHAVGGGTAALSGFGGAGGAADLRGGGNRAASPYTTAQTMRAWAPFGLLTAIVTVWSLPGFKALFAAGGALSGLVIKIHVPYLDKLVMKTMPIVAEPKAYDAVFKLDLLSAVGTAILLTAVLSMLMLRMKPRDGVKAFVETVVELRRPVLSIGLVLAFAFVANYSGMSSTLALLLAGSGAAFPFFSPFLGWLGVFLTGSDTSSNALFCSLQNTTAHQIGVSDTLMVAANTTGGVTAKMISPQSIAVACAATGLVGKESDLFRFTLKHSLLFAVIIGIITMLQAYVFTGMIPH, from the coding sequence ATGCAAACCTGGACCCAACTTTATACACCGCTCGGCAGCTTGTGGCTGTCGTCGCTGGCGGCAGCCGTGCCCATTATTTTCTTCTTCATCGCCCTGGCGGCGCTGCGCATCAAGGGCCACGTGGCGGCCGCCGTCACCCTGGCGCTGGCGCTGGCGGTGGCCATCTTCGCGTACGGCATGCCCGTGCCGCAGGCGCTGGCTGCGGCCGGTTACGGTTTTGCGTATGGCTTGTGGCCCATCGCCTGGATCATCGTCACGGCTGTCTTCCTGTATAAAATCGTCGTGAAGACGGGGCAGATCGAGATCATCCGCGCCTCCGTGCTGTCGGTGACGGACGACCAGCGCCTGCAGGTGCTCTTGATCGGCTTTGCCTTCGGCGCCTTCCTGGAAGGGGCGGCCGGTTTCGGCGCGCCCGTGGCCATCACTTCGGCCTTGCTGGTGGGCCTGGGCTTCAACCCGCTGTACGCGGCGGGCCTGTGCCTGATCGCCAATACGGCGCCTGTGGCCTTCGGCGCCATGGGCATTCCCATCATCGTGGCGGGCCAGGTGACGGGCATCGACCCCTTCCTCATCGGCGCCATGGCGGGCCGCCAGTTGCCGCTGCTGTCGCTGCTGGTGCCGTTCTGGCTGGTCTTCATGATGGATGGTTTGCGCGGCGTGCGCGAAGTGTGGCCGGCCGCCCTGGTGACGGGTTTGAGCTTTGCCGTGACCCAGTATTTCACGTCGAACCATATCGGCCCTGAACTGCCGGACATCACCTCGGCCCTCGTCAGCCTGGTCTCGCTGACCCTGTTCCTGAAGGTGTGGCAGCCGAAGAACGCGAAAGTGGCGCATGCCGTCGGCGGCGGCACGGCTGCGCTGTCCGGTTTTGGCGGCGCGGGCGGTGCTGCGGACCTGCGCGGCGGCGGCAACCGCGCCGCTTCCCCTTACACGACGGCGCAGACCATGCGTGCCTGGGCGCCGTTCGGCCTGTTGACGGCCATCGTCACCGTGTGGAGCCTGCCCGGCTTCAAGGCCCTGTTTGCCGCCGGCGGCGCGCTGTCTGGCCTGGTCATCAAGATCCACGTGCCCTATCTCGATAAACTGGTGATGAAGACCATGCCCATCGTGGCGGAACCGAAAGCGTATGACGCCGTGTTTAAGCTCGATCTGCTGTCGGCCGTGGGCACGGCGATCTTGCTGACGGCCGTATTGTCGATGCTGATGCTGCGCATGAAGCCGCGCGATGGCGTCAAGGCGTTCGTGGAAACCGTGGTGGAATTGCGCCGTCCCGTGCTGTCGATCGGCCTGGTGCTGGCGTTTGCCTTCGTTGCCAATTACTCAGGCATGTCGTCCACGCTGGCCCTGCTGCTGGCCGGCAGCGGCGCCGCCTTCCCGTTCTTTTCGCCGTTCCTGGGCTGGCTGGGCGTCTTCCTGACGGGCTCCGACACGTCGTCGAACGCCTTGTTCTGCTCACTGCAAAACACGACGGCGCACCAGATCGGCGTGTCCGACACCTTGATGGTGGCGGCCAATACGACGGGCGGCGTGACGGCGAAGATGATCTCGCCCCAGTCGATCGCCGTCGCCTGCGCGGCAACGGGCCTGGTGGGCAAGGAATCGGACCTGTTCCGCTTTACCTTGAAGCACAGCCTGTTGTTTGCCGTGATCATCGGCATCATCACCATGCTGCAAGCGTACGTGTTCACCGGCATGATCCCGCATTGA
- a CDS encoding LutB/LldF family L-lactate oxidation iron-sulfur protein, giving the protein MNAKPLQFVKPADFHARARAALDDPKLRQSFRGAMDFLQDKRSAQFPDGDELERLRDIGEAVRRHALARLPDLLVQLEERLTAAGVQVHWAEDGEQANAIIHAIAQRNQATRFIKGKSMASEEIELNHYLEARGMRCLESDMGEYIVQLAGEKPSHIVMPAIHKTKADIAGLFAEHIPDAPYTEDVDSLIQTGRRALRQAFVEADIGLSGVNFAAADTGTLWLVENEGNGRLTTSVPEIHIAIMGMEKVVAKLEHIVPLASLLTRSATGQAITTYFNLISGPRRAGEQDGPREVHLVLLDNGRSQAYADEQLRATLQCIRCGACMNHCPVYTRIGGHAYGTTYPGPIGKIISPHLLGLAATADLATASSLCGACGEVCPVRIPIPQLLVRLRTEANRNPNEEVSHPLRGQGAKFSRGESLIWRFWSGAFARPASYRLFRWAATRLRMLTPRAQLGWTQHRKPLQPAPRSLADLLNARGQEE; this is encoded by the coding sequence ATGAACGCCAAGCCCCTGCAATTCGTCAAGCCGGCGGACTTTCATGCGCGCGCCCGCGCCGCGCTGGACGACCCGAAACTGCGCCAGAGCTTTCGCGGCGCCATGGATTTTTTACAGGACAAGCGCAGCGCCCAATTTCCCGACGGCGACGAGCTGGAACGCCTGCGCGACATCGGCGAAGCCGTGCGCCGGCACGCGCTGGCGCGCCTGCCCGATTTGCTGGTGCAGCTGGAGGAGCGGCTGACAGCGGCCGGCGTGCAGGTGCACTGGGCCGAGGATGGCGAGCAGGCCAACGCCATCATCCACGCCATCGCACAGCGCAATCAGGCGACGCGCTTCATCAAGGGCAAGTCGATGGCCAGCGAGGAAATCGAGCTCAATCACTACCTGGAAGCGCGCGGCATGCGCTGCCTGGAGTCGGACATGGGCGAGTACATCGTCCAGCTGGCAGGCGAAAAGCCGTCGCACATCGTCATGCCGGCCATCCACAAGACCAAGGCCGACATCGCCGGCCTGTTCGCCGAGCACATTCCCGATGCGCCCTACACGGAAGACGTCGACAGCCTGATTCAGACGGGGCGGCGCGCCCTGCGCCAGGCTTTCGTCGAGGCGGACATCGGCCTGTCGGGCGTGAACTTCGCGGCGGCCGACACGGGCACCCTGTGGCTGGTGGAAAACGAGGGCAATGGCCGGCTGACGACGTCCGTGCCGGAGATCCACATCGCCATCATGGGCATGGAAAAGGTGGTCGCCAAGCTCGAACACATCGTGCCGCTGGCGAGCCTTTTGACGCGCTCGGCCACGGGGCAGGCCATCACCACGTATTTCAACCTGATTTCCGGCCCGCGCCGCGCTGGTGAGCAGGATGGTCCGCGCGAAGTGCACCTGGTGCTGCTCGATAACGGTCGCAGCCAGGCCTATGCCGACGAGCAGCTGCGCGCCACCCTGCAATGCATACGCTGCGGCGCCTGCATGAACCACTGTCCCGTTTACACGCGCATCGGCGGTCACGCCTACGGCACCACGTATCCGGGGCCGATCGGCAAGATCATCTCGCCCCACTTGCTGGGACTCGCCGCGACGGCGGACCTGGCCACCGCGTCGAGCCTGTGCGGCGCCTGCGGTGAAGTGTGCCCCGTGCGCATCCCGATTCCGCAGCTGCTGGTGCGCCTGCGCACGGAGGCGAACCGCAATCCGAACGAGGAAGTCAGCCATCCGCTGCGCGGGCAGGGGGCCAAGTTCAGCCGCGGCGAAAGCCTGATCTGGCGCTTCTGGAGCGGCGCCTTCGCGCGTCCCGCCAGCTACCGCCTGTTCCGCTGGGCCGCCACTCGGCTGCGGATGCTGACGCCGCGCGCGCAGCTGGGCTGGACGCAGCACCGCAAGCCTTTACAACCGGCGCCGCGCAGCCTGGCCGACCTGCTCAACGCACGGGGGCAGGAAGAATAG
- a CDS encoding LutC/YkgG family protein, whose translation MSTALTARERMLGRLRAAAPSAPEAVDTIDTAIDNHYQARRAAAPLPARHRIAAMQAALRAAHADVDCVSADAWPALLAQRLGEHGVRRLLLDTGSAEGQALHAALPQGVAALSFDRPLAQWKGELFDTVDAGLTVARSGIAATGTLVIAPDAATPRTVSLAPPLHICLVYASSLHVDLHAAARAERWADGMPANLVLVSGPSKTSDIQQTLAYGAHGPRWLWVLIIDDLSTHEGGQP comes from the coding sequence ATGAGTACGGCATTGACCGCCCGCGAACGCATGCTGGGGCGTTTGCGCGCCGCCGCGCCCTCGGCGCCCGAAGCGGTGGATACCATCGATACGGCCATCGACAATCACTACCAGGCCCGTCGCGCTGCCGCGCCGCTGCCGGCACGGCACAGGATAGCCGCCATGCAGGCAGCCTTGCGCGCTGCGCACGCGGACGTCGACTGCGTGAGCGCGGATGCCTGGCCGGCCCTGCTGGCGCAGCGCCTCGGTGAACACGGCGTGCGCCGTTTGCTGCTCGATACCGGCAGCGCCGAAGGGCAGGCCTTGCACGCCGCCTTGCCGCAGGGCGTGGCAGCGCTGTCTTTTGACCGTCCGCTGGCGCAGTGGAAGGGAGAGCTGTTCGACACCGTCGACGCGGGGTTGACCGTCGCGCGCTCCGGCATCGCCGCCACGGGCACCCTGGTCATCGCGCCCGATGCGGCCACGCCGCGCACGGTGTCCTTGGCGCCGCCCTTGCACATCTGCCTCGTGTATGCGAGCAGCCTGCACGTGGACTTGCACGCGGCGGCGCGCGCCGAACGCTGGGCGGACGGCATGCCGGCCAACCTGGTGCTGGTGTCGGGGCCCTCGAAAACGTCGGATATCCAGCAAACCCTCGCGTATGGCGCGCATGGCCCGCGCTGGCTGTGGGTATTGATCATCGATGATTTGTCCACCCACGAAGGAGGCCAGCCATGA
- a CDS encoding (Fe-S)-binding protein: MQPDPRQPRHYPPSPHEVYLFVTCLVDLFVPQAGLDAVRLLEREGLLVHYPRGQSCCGQPAYSSGNPEQARAVARAQLDLFAQPWPVIVPSGSCAGMMRHHWPQLFQDDPVAGPKALELAERVYELSEFLVCVLQLDLAGLALAGAAQADENVVLHTSCGARREMGTRTHGVALLDALPGVTRTEHQRESECCGFGGTFSLKHPDISGAMVSDKIASACATGCDRLVSADCGCLLNIGHAAQHQGAPLPVEHLASFLWRRTGGAP, encoded by the coding sequence ATGCAGCCAGACCCGCGCCAGCCGCGCCACTATCCGCCATCACCACACGAGGTGTACCTGTTCGTCACCTGCCTGGTCGACCTGTTCGTGCCGCAGGCGGGGCTCGACGCGGTGCGCCTGCTGGAACGGGAAGGCTTGCTGGTGCACTATCCGCGCGGCCAGAGCTGTTGCGGCCAGCCCGCCTACAGCAGCGGCAATCCGGAACAGGCGCGTGCCGTGGCGCGCGCCCAGCTCGACCTGTTTGCGCAGCCCTGGCCCGTGATCGTGCCGTCCGGTTCCTGTGCCGGCATGATGCGTCACCACTGGCCGCAGCTGTTCCAGGACGACCCGGTGGCCGGTCCCAAGGCGCTGGAACTGGCCGAGCGCGTGTACGAACTGAGCGAGTTTCTCGTCTGCGTGCTGCAGCTTGACCTGGCGGGCCTGGCCCTGGCCGGCGCCGCGCAGGCCGATGAAAACGTGGTGCTGCATACCTCGTGCGGGGCGCGCCGCGAAATGGGTACGCGCACCCACGGCGTGGCGCTGCTCGACGCCTTGCCCGGCGTGACGCGCACCGAGCACCAGCGCGAATCGGAATGCTGCGGTTTCGGCGGCACGTTTTCACTAAAACATCCGGACATTTCCGGCGCCATGGTCAGCGACAAGATCGCCTCGGCCTGCGCCACGGGCTGCGACCGGCTCGTCTCGGCCGACTGCGGCTGCCTGCTCAATATCGGCCACGCCGCCCAGCACCAGGGCGCGCCGCTGCCCGTCGAGCACCTGGCCAGCTTTTTGTGGCGCCGCACGGGAGGCGCGCCATGA
- a CDS encoding FadR/GntR family transcriptional regulator has protein sequence MATGMQTRGRVEMVMRRLETALLDGSLSAGAQLPAERLLALQYGVSRNTVREAVQRLAARGLVRSRRGAGVFVTDQLRNGMASPWSQLVADHPALRDDILEFRRVLEGATAYFAAQRANGDERAQIMALLAELEQARASDDKHGEAQADARLHEVIAQASHNTMFLHLHTSIIGMLREHITINGTGLRQQDDATSLQLLSQHRTLCEAICASQPEEARTAMQSHIDFVRTRVTSDDD, from the coding sequence ATGGCGACAGGCATGCAAACGCGGGGCAGGGTCGAGATGGTGATGCGCAGGCTGGAGACAGCCCTGCTGGACGGCAGCTTGTCGGCGGGCGCGCAATTGCCGGCCGAGCGCCTGCTGGCGCTGCAATATGGGGTCTCGCGCAACACCGTGCGCGAAGCGGTGCAGCGGCTGGCGGCGCGCGGCCTCGTGCGCAGCCGGCGCGGGGCCGGCGTGTTCGTGACGGATCAATTGCGCAACGGCATGGCGTCACCGTGGAGCCAGCTGGTGGCCGACCACCCCGCCCTGCGCGACGACATCCTGGAATTTCGCCGCGTGCTGGAAGGGGCGACGGCCTACTTTGCGGCGCAGCGGGCCAACGGCGACGAGCGCGCGCAGATCATGGCGCTGCTGGCCGAACTGGAGCAGGCACGCGCCAGCGACGACAAGCACGGCGAGGCGCAGGCCGACGCGCGCCTGCATGAAGTCATCGCGCAGGCGTCGCACAACACCATGTTCCTGCACTTGCACACCAGCATCATCGGCATGCTGCGCGAACACATCACCATCAATGGCACGGGCTTGCGCCAGCAGGACGACGCGACCTCGCTGCAGCTGCTGTCACAGCACCGCACGCTGTGCGAGGCCATCTGCGCCAGCCAGCCCGAGGAAGCGCGCACGGCCATGCAAAGCCACATCGATTTCGTGCGCACGCGCGTCACCAGCGATGACGATTGA
- a CDS encoding TorF family putative porin: protein MLGCLFLLAALPVQAQSTDSPAATFSANASLTSQYISRGFRQTWGKPALQAGADYAHPSGWSLGTWASTVSDRYIQDATVEWDLYGGYSGTVGELGYSVLAYYYKYPGAVYRATGVKYDYGELSLGLSYKMLYAKYNHTVTPDFFGITHARGTGYLDVGANVDLGNAWTLNLHAGNGRVAGTGNAIWNWRDAKVGVTRAFDGGWSASAAVTRAWGATDAYDHYTLGIPNAAGQFDTSNPAAATLVVAISKTF, encoded by the coding sequence TTGCTCGGCTGCCTCTTCCTGCTGGCCGCCCTGCCCGTGCAGGCGCAAAGCACGGACAGCCCTGCCGCCACCTTCAGCGCCAATGCCAGCCTCACGTCCCAGTACATTTCGCGCGGCTTTCGCCAGACCTGGGGCAAGCCGGCGCTGCAGGCGGGGGCCGACTACGCGCACCCGAGCGGCTGGTCGCTCGGCACCTGGGCTTCCACCGTCAGCGACCGCTACATTCAGGATGCGACCGTCGAATGGGATCTGTACGGCGGCTACAGCGGCACGGTGGGTGAACTGGGCTACAGCGTGCTCGCGTATTACTACAAGTATCCGGGCGCCGTTTACCGCGCCACAGGCGTCAAGTATGACTATGGCGAACTGTCGCTGGGCCTCAGCTACAAGATGCTGTACGCCAAGTACAACCATACGGTCACGCCGGACTTCTTCGGCATCACGCATGCGCGCGGCACGGGCTACCTGGACGTGGGCGCGAATGTCGACCTGGGCAATGCCTGGACCTTGAACCTGCACGCCGGCAATGGGCGGGTGGCGGGCACGGGCAATGCCATCTGGAACTGGCGCGACGCCAAGGTGGGCGTCACCCGGGCCTTCGACGGCGGCTGGAGCGCCAGCGCGGCCGTGACGCGCGCCTGGGGCGCCACCGACGCCTACGACCATTACACCTTGGGCATTCCGAATGCGGCCGGCCAGTTCGACACGTCGAACCCGGCCGCGGCCACGCTGGTCGTGGCCATCAGCAAGACATTCTAG